DNA from Pirellulaceae bacterium:
TTGTTGGGTTGGAACATCCCGCCTGGAACTCGTACAGCGCTGCCAGCAGACTGCGGTGGTGGACTATTGACAGATGCCCCATCATCATCGGACGTGATCGCTTCGCAATGTTCGTTAAGCGAACGCGAGCCAACCGACAGCATGCGTATTTCTCCTGATGCGCGAATGGCAATTGTCACGCTGCCGCAAGCCGGCGGTTGGGCTCGAGTTCGTGTGGTACCGTATTCGACGCTGACGCGCATGAGAGATTTGGCTAATGACCGAGCGATGCCGCTTGAATTGCCGACTTCAGTAACCGGATGTTTGCATGACAAGGCTCAACGAGATCGCTATCATGTGCATCTACAAGCCGGACAAACGCTGGTAGCTACGGCCGAATCGCAGAACTTTGGACTATTGCCCGATCTGCTCCTGCGGCTATCCGATGCGACAGGCAAGCAGATTGCCGAAGTTGACGATAGTGGTGGCCTGCGCGATGCTGTCCTAAACTACACCGCCACTATCGATGGAGACTTTATGCTAACAGTCAGCGATCGATTCGGTGCCGGAAATGACCGAGCCTACTACTTGCTGACAGCCAACATCGAGCAGCCCGACTTTGAATTGACTGTAGCAGCGGATCGATTGACGATTCCAGCGACCGAGCCTGCCGAGTTGCCAATTGCAATTGTGCGCCGCGGAGCTGCGGGACCGATCACGATCCGAGCTGTTGGTTTACCCGAAGGAATTACGGCGGAGGTTGTCGAATCTCCGATTGAGGGCGATGCGGCAAAAAATGTGAAGCTTAAGTTATCGGGCAATGGTCAGGCTTACTCTGGCTGGATACAAGTTGTAGGTGAAATGAGTCAACCAATTCCCAGGCGGCGTGTTGCCTTAGCGCCTCCGCGTTTGGGCACCGCTTTTTCAAATGTATGGGTGACTGCGTTGCCGCAGCAACCTTAACTCAATTCAGGAATTAAACGACAGGAGCGGCCAGCGTGTTTGAGTCCGAAGCCAATCTCAACCGATTCTTACGGCAGTACCTTAAGTTGGTCACCTCCGATCTGAGCGAAGAGCAACTTGACCAAGCACCTATTTCCGGCTTTCATTCAGTGCGTTGGATTCTGTGCCACTTGGCGATTGCAGGCGACATGGGGCTGCTGATGGCAGGTCGCAACAAGCATAGCCCTTCGGGTTGGCGCAAGGCTTATGGGCCGGGTTCGGATGGTCAAATCCATCCCCAATTCCGCCCCACGAAACAAGAGGCGTTGTCGCTGCTGACTGAAATCTACGAGGATTTATCCGGAGCGGTCCAAATGTGCTCGCCCGACATGCTGAATCAAGCTCATCAGCTCGAACTGCTAAAACAATCCGTACTGCAAACCAACCAGCACTTGCTGGCGCATTTGCTGACAACGCACTTCGCAGTTCACCTGGGGCAGATATCGACACTGCGTCGTCAGTTGGGTCTGCCGCATCTTTTTTAATGAAGGGACGATGCAGTAGAGTTGCTAACGGCCCAGACGACTAAGACGATTTGTTCTCAACTTGAATTGCCGAATTCGACCGCTGAGATTTTTTCCAACTCCGCCAACATCGCCGTAGCTTGACGGCGGAGGATATACCGCGCCCAACCCAACCGGGCGGTAGGGCCACGGTACGTGACAGAGAATGCCGCTCCGCCCTCCATGCTTGCTTGTATGGCTCGTCTCCCCGCAGAAAGTCGAATTCGCGCTTGCCGCGCCCAATGGTCTCGCGGATGGCAGCGGCGTAGATAAGGTGGCCGGGTTCAAGTTTCATGTGCCGCGTATCTATTCCGGATTGGTATGAGCAACTCGCGTGTTGCGAATCAAACATCAGCAATGTCGCCAACGGCTGTTGTTGGTAGAACATGATCGGTAACCAAGCCTGCCCCTGACAAGCAAATTCTAGCGTAGTAAGTCTAAGGAAATTCTCGTAGGCTGAGTCAGCAAAGCAGCCAGGCTGTCCCAACTGCTGCCGGCGTTGCTGGTGTAACTTGACAAAGTTAGGCCAAGCATCTTCGATTTCCGCTGGTGTGCGGCAGATACGTAGCTCGAATCGCGAGTCAGCCAGGACACGGAGAAATTGCCGAAACTTGCGACGCATATGCTTACCTAGGGACGCTTCATAAGTCGCGAAGTCGCCAGGTAACGTGAGTCGCCATGAGCTGTCAATCTCCACCGAGTCGATCAACCAGCCACGACTGCCAAGCACCTCAAAAAAGGCTCGCCACTGCGGACAGTCAGTACTGTGGCCATCCACTTCAATCAACGTCGGTAAATCCAACCGATTGCGTGGCTGACGATCAAACCACTCAGCTACTGCCAGGCCAACCTTCGTGGAAAGCGCCTTGGGGCTGATGGCACGTTGATAGTCGCTACATAAGGCATCACTTCCCATGGCTCGCCACCAACGCATGCCATGTCGGAACTGCTGAAACCAAAGCGAACAAGCCACGGTTCGTTGTTTTGCATCGGTCACTACCAGCGCCGCCTGATCAGTGCTAGTCACTCCCGATTGATGGCGATGAAAATGATTCCAAGCATTTAGCAGCCAGATCGGCTGTTGCATGAAGCAGTCCGCTGCCAGTTCTCTCCAAGTTCCGTGCCACGCTTCAAGCTCCTGGCACCTGCTACGCTGGACTGTCAACTCCCCTTGCGGCTCTCGGCAGCTTTCAACGTCCAGATCAACACACCAGCCAGTCGCGGCTGGCTCAGGTTGTCCCTTTTCCAGGGAAGCGGTTGATTCCATTATCGAACTCCTTGTGCCACTGCGTTCAGTGGGTTAGGCATTGCTGAACTTGACGGTTGACGAAATAGCCGTTCTCGCAAGAACTTGGCCAGTGGTCGTTCCAGACCATACGCTGCCAGGGTTGACACGGCGATGGTGAATGGCAGCGCCAGTGCGAAGCTTACGACTGGCGGCACACCCATGCCTTCGTTAATCCAGTGAATGAAGACACAGCCAGTGTGATAGTGCAACAGATAAACCATGTAAGAAATGCCACTGATGAACACTAAGGGTTTGAACCGCAGGAACGGCACATTACCATAGAGACTGGCCGCGAGAAGTGCCGTAAATCCAACAGACACGACCGGGTTGAAGCTACGATGATCGGTTAGGTGAAGTACGATCAGACTGGCCATCACGCACCATAAAGTCTTGCGATGTCGCCATGCCCACCCTGGCAAAGAACTTGACCCACTGGCTGAACGTTGAGTATCCGCCTGCCAACACTGCTGCAGTAGAATCCCGATTGCAAATTGTGGGAAGTAATCCAGCAACAAGATTCGGCGTACCAACGTGGCAGAAACTACCAACGCTGACTCGCTGCCTAAATGTGTTTCCAGGTAGTCGATACCCAAACAACCTACCAAGCACACAATCAGCGCCGCCGGGATGCTGCGCAGCGGCTTATCTAACCATCCACACAGGTAGAAGAAGATTAGCAAACCGTAGAACAAGATCTCAATCTGTAGCGTCCACATCACCGGCTCGAGACACTCGTAACCAAACAGATTGGGCATAACCGTCAAATTGGCCAGCAATTGCGGCCAGGTCCAACCGGGACCGGTGGCCAGTGGCTGGCAGGTCATCAGCACGAGGTTCAGCGCCAGCACAATGTAGTAGCATGGCAGAATCCGAAGGCATCTGGCCGACAAGAACTTTCCTGCATCCTGTTTCTTTGCCAGCGTAAGCGCATTGACTGCTCCGCTGAGCATGAAAAATAACAGCACTCCGTATTTGCCGTAGGGAAAATCGAACCCCAGTGGAGTTGAGTAGCCAAACTTGGCGCTGTACAGATGCGTGAAGTGGAACACCATCAAATTGATGGCTGCCAACGCGCGCAACGCATCCAATTCGACAATTCTGGTGCGTTTTACAGGGACAGTTAACGATTCCGCATGCATTTAGATTCGAGTACTAGCGAGCGCTGGCAGAGCACATCGCAGGCAGCGCTCCGCGACTGAAGAAGCCTGGCTGCTGGCCCTAGACATGCCGACGATTAAATGAGGCATTTGACGTGCTGAAGCTTAGGTTATGGCGTCACATGAGGCGTGGCCGAGTATCGCTTGGAACACCTGGTCCACGCGGTTGTGGCTGACCACTACCACTGACAATCGTCATAATGCTGACATTCGTTTTCGACCACTGGCCCGCCACGTTCTGCTGGTAACGGATATACTAGCAATTAGGCTGGCAGACAAAGACACTTCCAGTCTGGTGCTTTGTTAGAGCTGAATTGTTACCAGGGCGGGTGAAGTCGATCTTGGTACCGCTGGCAGCATTCTCTACGATAGATCCAGCGTGGGCAGACTGGTCCGCCTACGGATTCGAAAAACCCCAATGGGAGACTGGGCTAGACCGGCCTGTGCAGTATGGATATCCGCAATCGAACCTTAGGCATGTTGGCATGTGCTGTATTGACCGCAAGCTGCACTAGCCCATCATCAATAATCGCCGCCGAGTTACTGACGATCGGGTCACCAGCACCGGCGATCGATATCGAGCACTGGATCAGTAACGGAGAGGGGCGTTTCAAACCCGTACAGAAGTTTTCTCCAGGCAAAGTGTATGTTATCGAGTTTTGGGCAACATGGTGCGGCCCGTGTGTCCGAAGTATTCCACAGTTGGCGGCCTTGCAGCAGCGTTATGCGGACCAAGGATTGCAGATCATCAGCGTCAGCAACGAAGACCGGGAAACCGTGGATCAATTCTTACAGCGGACAGTAGTTGACTCCAAAGACGAGACGACTTACGCGAAATTGACGTCGGCCTATTGCCTCACGACCGATCCAGACGGCTCGGTTCAAGAAGACTACATGGTAGCAGCGGCGCAGAGCGGGATACCAACTGCGTTTCTGATTGGCAAGGATGGCGTGATCGAGTGGATCGGGCTGCCTAGTGACATCGACGAACCGATTCAGAAGGTACTTCAAGGAACTTGGGACCGCGCTGCGGCACGAGCCGCCATCGTAGCTGAACAACGTCGAATGCATGTTCAAACGGCCATCGGCCAGGCGATGAGCCGAGGCAACGTCGACGCGGCACTCAAGATCATTGCACAAGCCAAAATCGACTATGCGGATGATCGTGAGCTTGTCGAGCTCTTGAACTTTGCCGAAATACAAGTTCGCGTCTTTCCTGCCACTCGGTTGGCCATGGAAGGCAAGATCGACGAGTCGCTGAAAATGCTGGAAGAGTTGAAGGCTTCATCGCCTTCACAGCAACAAGAGATAACTGAAATTCAGTTCAGCGTCCTATTGCATGGCCAGCGCTTTGACGCTGCCGCCAAGACACTGGACGCGATTGTAGCTAAAGAATCAGATGCAGAAAAGCTGAATGCAATTGCCTGGTCGTTGTACGAAGCAGCTAGCGATACCAAAGATTTCTCGGAATCGTTGCTGGCCGCAGCAACTCGGACTGCCAGTAAGTCGATTCAGTTAGCGCCTCATGACGCTACCGCATACGATACACATGCGCATTTGTTGCATCGCCAAGGACAGCGAGATGCTGCCATCGAGGCACAGACACGAGCCGTTGAACTGGCCGACGAAACAATGCGGGAGGAGTATGCCGCATTCTTAGAGCAGATGAAAGCGGAAAAAACCGAAGCCCAGTAACTGGGGTCCACAATTTCTAACGTCGTCAGGCTGGCTGGTGTGTTCGGGTCGCTAGCCGCTGGACCAACTGCGCTGCCTGTCCCGTGTCGATCGCAGCAGCGATTTTCTGTGCACAGTCAGCCAACGATAGGTTGGACTGTACAAGCCACAGCGCAGCTGCTGCGTTCATGACCACGACGTCACGACACGCCCCCCGTTGTCCCTGCAGAATGCGGCGAATGCAGGCTGCACTGCTAGCTGGATCATCAGCCCACAGCTCCGTGCGCGGGGCCGAGCGGACTCCAAAATCCTCGGCCGTCCACAGGTGTTCGCGAATTTCATGGGGCGTAACCTCTAAGACTCGCGTCGCGGCAGAAATGGAAATTTCGTCGACACCGTCTTGGCCGCGCACGACCAGCGATCGCTGCGTCCCCAGCGCTTGCAGGGCTAGCGCCAGCATGTCCTGCATTGCCGCGTCGCCGACGCCCAAGACTTGGCACTCAGCACCAGCTGGATTTGCCAACGGTCCCAAGCGATTAAAGATGGTCGGATGACCCAATTGCCGGCGCACGGCTGCCACATGCTTCATGGCCGGGTGAAACAATGGGGCGAAACAGAAACAAATCCCCACATCGTCCAAACACCCCTGGACCACCTCCGGAGGAGCGTCCAGGTTCAGCCCCAGTTCCGCCAATACATCCGCGGAACCGGTGCTGCTAGTGATCTTGCGATTGCCATGCTTGGCTACAGGCACGCCTGTGGCTGCCAAAGCCAGAGCAGCAGCAGTGCTGATATTGAACGTCTTAGAGCCATCGCCACCGGTGCCGCAGGTATCCAAAACTGGCCTCTTGGCCGATGAAATTCGCCGCATCGCGGCCCGCATTGCCAAGGCAGCTCCCACCAGTTCATCAACCGTTTCGCCTTTGGCCGCCAGGCTGCTTAGAATTTGCCGCACTAGGTTCTCGTCCGCGCTGCCGGAAAGCATATATTCAATTGCGGCCGACATTTCCTGTCTGGACAGGTCACGAAAAGCTTGGATCGCCGAAAGAATTCCGCTAAAATCAAACATTTTGAAGCTTGCCCTTGAGGTACGCTGCGGGACTATCGGTTAGGTTGATGTAGTGCTGGCGGCTCTCACTTCGACGTCACTCTACCTGCCGAAAGGAATGCCCGAGAACTCAGGATGCCCAGGAAGATTATCATAGACTGCGATCCAGGGATCGACGATGCCCTGGCGCTCAGCTGCGCATTATTTGATCCGCGGCTTGAAGTCTTAGCGATCACGGCGTGTGCGGGAACTGTCGATTCCGAACAAGCTACTCGCAATGTTCATGCGCTGGTCGAACGTCTTGACCCTCCGCTGATGCCGCGGATCGGCGCGGCCCTTGATCCTCAACAGGGTGCCGCCGTTTCCAATGGTTCAAATTTGCATGGCGAACACGGTTTAGGAACTGTGGCTTGGCAACCAATCACCCGTCAGCACTCAATTCCTAGCGACAAATTGCTGTGCGATCAAATGCGTGCACACCCCGGTGAAATCACCCTTGTCTGCACAGGACCGTTAACGGGTGTGGCCCAAGCGCTCAGTCGCGACCCGGCGATTTGCACGCTGGTCGACCGCATCATCATCGCTGGAGGTTCAGTTCGCTTGGAGGGCAATGTATCTGCCTGTGCTGAGTTCAACATGCACTTCGATCCGATCAGCGCGCAAGCCGTGTTTGGCTCACCAACCAGCAAAACCTTATTGCCATTGGAGGTCACGAGTGAACTCAGTTTTGGCTGGGAACTTGTCGACCGCCTACCGCCCAAGCACACCAGGATCGGCGCGGTTCTGCATGAGGTTGTACCTCATCTGTTTCGCTCAACCCGCCAGCGACTTGGTCGTGAAACGGTTGCCTTTCAAGCGCTCGCACCGATCCTGATGTTGCTGGACCCATTGCTGTTTCAAACTTCGGTGATGGCTGGAGATGTGGAGACCGCTGGCGAATTGACGCGGGGTGCCACGATATTTGACAATCGCGATCCTCGCCAGTGGCTGGATAATATGGAAGTTGCAATTAGCGTGGATGCCGAATCAGCGATGGACGCATTCGATAACCTGCTCAAATACTTGGCTCAAGACCACCCATCGTAGCCTCAATTCTGCACACGTTAGTCGTGGCCCCTGTGGTATGACACAGGGTTCTCCGGCTAGGCCGGTACACGGGATGCTGGTTAGGTAATGAGCCTTGGATTGATCCAAGATTCATCTGCATGCCGCCACGACTTGATTCCAACTTCACGATTGCGAGACAGCTTCTGTGCGTTGTATTCCAAAGCGCCATGTCCTGCCGCTTGGATGTTCGGCAGCTGAGCCACTGACCAGTTGGTGCCCCTGAATAAACCAGCGCAATGGCAATTCCTGAGATTGACTAATCCCGATCCGGCGCCCGCTTTTGACTCGCCAGGATTGGCGGCGCACGCTAGCGGGTGCTTCCTCAAGCCACATTGGTGCATCGCACGCCAAGTCGATGCCGTCCAGCAATCGATTCACGGCCATCGCCTGACATATCCGCCCTGGACCGCTGGTTAGACTCCGCAACCAGCTCACCTGTCGCTGACCAGCTTTGAGTTCTTCAAGCTGCCTTAGACGGCACATCATGTCCAGTCCCTCAACGGGCTCAATCGCTCGAATCAGTATTGCGCTGCCGATGCCGATCGGCTGAGTCACAATATTCAGACAGTGGTGCGTGTGAATCGGATAAACGTACAGACTACCGGCCTCAGCGAACATACTACGATTACTGCGGGTCAGCCCACGAGCGCTGTGGCTGGCTGCATCGTCTCTCGACAAGTAGGCTTCTACCTCAACGATGATCCCACTGAGCCGCTGGCCGTCCAGTTGTCGAACCAGCAAACTACCCAACAGACGTCGGGCGACAGCCCGCGGGGTTCCCTGGAACGCGCTCTTTGACCAGCGATTTTCAGGACTCATATGGAACGTGCTTTGCCTTCAAGTACCGACCCCGTGTGTGCCACCCTTTATCAACCATAAGCGTTACACCTTTATGTGTTAGTCGGGCTATGCGCGTTATTCGACTGAAAACGGCTCATTCAAAATAACGCTAGCAAAACCGAGTGGTTAGTCGATAGCTTTAGGGTTCGGTAGGCTCGCGTGCCGTGGGCATGTTTCGCCGAACCGACCGGCCAGCGACCGCTCCAAATCCGTTCGCACCGGTTGTCCACAGTGGCGCGTTTACTGATGCGCTACATGATCGCACCCATCTCCCAAGCTTCAAGGCTAAGTAATGAGCAAAAAAGATACCTTTCGCGTGGTTACGCGAGGTAGCGACGGATCGCTCCGAATTCGCGATTTTCCTTCGGCAGACTCGATCTTCAATTTGCATTCGCAAATTGGTGTCGACGACAGTAGCGCTGACCTGGCCCTGCGCGGGCTGCCTGTTTTCCGTGGACTAATCGGACCTATTCCGGAAGGCAAGAGTATCGTGCGCTACGAGTCCCCGGATGTATTTGAAACGGTAACTAAGGAATGGAGCAGTCAGAAGATTCGTCGCCGTCGACGACGCACTGACGCCCCCACGGACGAATTGGTTGATTCCAACGAGTGATGAGCAGGCTCCAGCAGGCCTTACGCAAGCGGAACAATCGTTGCAATCGGCAATGTTTTGCGATTCCTCCAGTCTTCACATGCGAACGTCGATAACTCACTCCGTGCCCAAGACGCAAAGCTAGCTATACCGGCTGCAATTCGCCCCAGGGCTGCGCCGCCATACTTGACGATCCGTTTCTGCAGTTCATCGCCATCCATTCCCTTAGAAGTGAACCGAGTTTCCTCATGTCCGACCAAGACGAGTATTTCGACTCAACGTTTGACGATCAGACTCGACAGACCGAAGGACGCAGCAAGAAACGTGATTCGGCCCAGGACGGACCGGGTGCCCAGTCTCCTCTGGAAACCTATTTGCGCGAGATCAACGCGACGAGCCTGTTGTCTGGCGAGCAAGAGCGCGAGCTGGCCCGTCGCATAGCCAAAGGCGATGTCGAAGCGCGTGACCACATGGTGCGTGCCAACTTGCGGTTGGTAGTCAACATCGCCCGAGGGTACGTTGGCAAAGGATTGGGACTACAAGACCTGATCGAAGAAGGCAATTTAGGCCTGCTCCGCGCTGTGGAAGGATTCGACCCCGAAATGGGCACGCGCTTTAGCACCTACGCCAGCTATTGGATCAAACAGTCCATCAAGCGCGCGCTGATTAATTGCGCCAAGACGATTCGCATCCCGGCCTACATGGTCGAGCTATTGTCGAAATGGCGTCGAGCTTCGGCGCGATTGACAGAGGAACTTGGGCGGGGGCCAACTCAGGAAGAAGTGGGCCGAGTGCTTGGACTGCCGAGAAAGAAACTGCCCATCATCAAGAAAGCCATCCAGATCTACAACAGCGCGCCACAGAATGACCAAACCGACGCAGGTTGGTCCCTGGGTGATTTGGTTATGGATGATCGGCTCAAGGCACCCGACGAGGAGCTGTTGGATCACGATGTGCTAAGTACTGTGCTGGAACTGTTGGACCACTTGGAGACGCGCGAAGCTACAGTGCTGAAGATGCGTTTTGGATTAGGGGATCAGCAGGCTCATACGCTAAAAGAAATCGGTCACGAACTGGGGCTAACTCGCGAACGTGTGCGACAAATCGAAACCGAAGCACTCGCCAAACTGGCACACGGTCTACGTGACCCCAAAGAGCGTGCCGGATTGGTTTAACCCGCCACGAGTTGCTCATATAACTCGGCATACGCCGCCACCATTTTTTCGACAGAGAACTGGCTGAGTGCTCGCTGACTGGCTGACCGCCCCATGCGCTGCCGCAATGGCGGATCGCTGAGCAATAGATTTGAGCAACGTGTCATCTGACCGAGGTTCTCAAGGTCATATAAATAGCCGGTTTCGCCTGGAATCACCAACTCGCGGTTGGCCTGTGTATCACGGGCCACGACAGGCAGGCCACTGGCCATGGCTTGCAGAATGCCACCGTTTTGACCGCCGCTCGGATCGGCACTCCACAAAAGATCGCAGGCGGACAACAACTGGTTGGCATCGCTGCGATGTCCTACAAATCGGACGGCATCTTGTGCCCCATACTGATCCCGTAGGTGTTGCAAGTGTTGCCGATATGGCCCATCTCCGATAATGACTAACCAAAAATCACGCAGCACAACTCGCAGCAATTCCGCGCACCAAATCAATTCTGGATATCCTGTGTTGGGCACCAAGCCTCCCACTGCTGCTACCAGATATTTCCGCGGCGGCAAATTCAACCTACGAAAGAACTCGTCGCGCTGCAACGGCGATTCCGGTCTTGAAACCGCATCGGCAATTACGCGATACCGTGCTTTGTGGGCTGCCGTTTGTTGCTCCCCTGCAAATTCTGCTGATGAACTTGCCACTTGCACCGAAGTTCCACGCATTAACTGCTGGTCCAGCCAGTGACGCCACGGTGGTTGATCATGGGCTGTGCCACCCCGCGTTGTTAACGAAATCGACCTCAGCGCCCCAACTGTCGCCAATCGTCCGTAGGTATTGGCCTGTGAAGACCAGGCATGCACGATGTCCGGTGCAAGATGGCGCAGTGCCTGACGCAACCGCCACCATGCGCTCGGGTCGATGTCCCAGCGCCTGCCGATTACATGCACCTGCACTCCGGCTCTTACCAACTCCTCTTCCAGCGGACCTGCGCTGGCAAGTGCGATGACATGGCTATCAAAGCGCTGCCTGTCCAAATGGCACGCTAAGAGCGACATTTGTTTGGCGCTTCCGCTGTGGGTTAGAGTGTCCAGCAAGTAGCAGACGCGGAAATTCATTGTTCAGTGAGGCTAAATGCTGTTCATCAAATTTGTAACAGCGGCTACGAATGGTGTTATAAGTTGAGGTTCATTGTCCACGCACGGTCTACGTTTTCGTGTTCACGCGATCGTTTGCCACAAGCGTCAATCCAAGATGCTTGGCCAATCCGCCGTCACCACAAACTGCTGCGCAGTGCTTACGGTAGGCTTGGCCGGCGATCTTGGTTGACTGTGCCAGTTGTGCCGGATTTCTGAGCCATTCTTGTACTTTAGCTCGCAGTTCACCTGCACTGCCATCAAAACAATTCTCCAAGCGGGTCTGCCCGTATCTTCCCGACCACTGAGCAGAGTGCGCAACCAGGAATGGAATGCCACTGACCATGCACGTCGGCAAGTACCACGATTGACCGCAGCCCGCTGTCGGAAGTAGACACAAGTCTGCGGCCTGCATGACTGTATCGACGCAGCTAAACATACCCGGTAGAACCACAATTCGGTGCAACCCCATGCCCTGCAGACAGTCGTAGAACGATTCTCGCTCTGGGCCGTCCCCCAGAATCCACAATCGCAGCCGACTCGACACCTCTAACAGACTTTCCAAGGCACCGACCACCAGCCTTAGGTTCCAACGACCATTAAACTCGGCGGGCACAATGACCAATTGGTCCTGTGTGTGCAACGCCAAGTCACTGTTAGCGTCGCTCAAGCAACTGCGGGCCGCGCGTCGCGCGCTAGGAGACCGATCGAGGGCTGGACCGGGCCAATCTGAGAAGCGAACAATTTTATCGGTTGCTCCAATCAGTTTTAAACACTGCTGCTGAGCGGCAACCGAGGTCACTAAAATGGT
Protein-coding regions in this window:
- a CDS encoding glycosyltransferase — encoded protein: MSLLACHLDRQRFDSHVIALASAGPLEEELVRAGVQVHVIGRRWDIDPSAWWRLRQALRHLAPDIVHAWSSQANTYGRLATVGALRSISLTTRGGTAHDQPPWRHWLDQQLMRGTSVQVASSSAEFAGEQQTAAHKARYRVIADAVSRPESPLQRDEFFRRLNLPPRKYLVAAVGGLVPNTGYPELIWCAELLRVVLRDFWLVIIGDGPYRQHLQHLRDQYGAQDAVRFVGHRSDANQLLSACDLLWSADPSGGQNGGILQAMASGLPVVARDTQANRELVIPGETGYLYDLENLGQMTRCSNLLLSDPPLRQRMGRSASQRALSQFSVEKMVAAYAELYEQLVAG